From Nocardioides daedukensis, the proteins below share one genomic window:
- a CDS encoding protein kinase domain-containing protein has protein sequence MTDQRGLGVTFDSAADLYQQARPDYPEQLYEAMIAAARLVRGDRLLEIGCASGKATLPLARRGLHITCVEPGPALTTAARRNLASFPDVEVVQCTFEDICPSEHEPFDLVFAATAWHWLDPELRYRRTWELLRPGGHLAFWSATHVFPEGGDTFFADLQQVYDEIREGLPEGATYPRPGELPDQREDIEASGLFEPVLVRHFDWEVTYDADGYIGLLDTFSGHIAMEPWQRRRLYSEIRRRLDERADGLLRRGWGAVLHVARRRDLPVAPQRDPAPGRSSCRDPMNIYAAPAGHFDEIGRTATAGQGAPARRAIRMGPAAAIAAGRVDRDARVPPPPAICGIPAGGSPYGPSKPHIELNCPGESEDSGVSRVGSHGIDGLRRPRRPRRKGVRLGCDGMKRLERKEDGMANPVDFMLADLREKYEAVPSSRAFDRLYDDPEWGHMFAVLHKRLNEHFTDINGRAETTRHYWADNSRDLLSLIQEIEADLHTLRRAGVEVELADSYQDALERCRPWLSPSGGSAMPEDFEPIEVIAYEPVFTHAAKSVKLEKHQKAIELKMVGSGSYAHVYSYVDPDYGIKFAVKRAKTDLDERDLGRFKQEFEVLNKLSFPYVVEVYRYDEARNEYRMEYCDTTLRDYIAKKNATISFAARKRIALQFLYGINYLHHQKLLHRDISLQNILLKVFGSGAVLVKLSDFGLVKDQASEFTRTQTEMKGTVRDPMLGSFKDYAVVNEMYAIGHVLAYIFKGRESLPPATDEVGRIIHKCAVNDLDQRYRAVTELIAEVERLEAPPVQATA, from the coding sequence ATGACTGATCAACGCGGGCTGGGGGTGACCTTCGACTCGGCCGCTGATCTCTACCAGCAAGCCCGGCCCGACTACCCCGAGCAGCTGTACGAGGCGATGATCGCCGCCGCCCGGCTCGTTCGGGGTGACCGGCTGTTGGAGATCGGTTGCGCCTCCGGCAAGGCGACGTTGCCGCTGGCCCGCCGAGGCCTTCACATCACCTGCGTCGAGCCTGGCCCGGCGCTGACCACCGCAGCGCGCCGCAACCTGGCCAGCTTCCCCGACGTCGAGGTCGTCCAGTGCACGTTCGAGGACATCTGCCCCTCTGAGCACGAGCCCTTCGATCTGGTGTTCGCGGCTACCGCATGGCATTGGCTTGATCCAGAGCTTCGTTACCGGCGCACGTGGGAGCTGCTGCGGCCCGGAGGACACCTGGCATTCTGGAGTGCCACACACGTCTTTCCGGAAGGCGGGGACACCTTCTTCGCCGACCTGCAGCAGGTCTACGACGAAATCCGCGAAGGTCTGCCCGAGGGGGCGACGTACCCCCGACCGGGCGAGTTGCCCGACCAGCGCGAGGACATCGAAGCCAGCGGACTGTTCGAACCGGTCCTGGTGCGTCACTTCGACTGGGAGGTCACTTACGACGCTGACGGCTACATCGGGCTCCTCGACACCTTCTCGGGCCACATCGCAATGGAGCCGTGGCAGCGGCGGCGCTTGTACTCGGAAATCCGGCGCCGATTGGATGAGCGAGCCGACGGGTTGCTACGCCGCGGCTGGGGCGCCGTCCTACACGTCGCGCGGCGACGCGACCTCCCCGTTGCGCCACAACGGGATCCCGCACCGGGTCGCTCCTCCTGTCGAGATCCAATGAACATTTACGCCGCACCCGCGGGGCACTTTGACGAGATCGGACGAACCGCGACAGCCGGTCAGGGTGCGCCCGCCAGAAGAGCTATCCGTATGGGCCCCGCTGCGGCAATCGCAGCCGGACGGGTCGACCGGGACGCTCGGGTGCCGCCACCGCCTGCAATCTGCGGCATTCCCGCCGGAGGTTCCCCCTACGGTCCGAGCAAGCCTCACATTGAACTGAACTGCCCCGGCGAGTCCGAAGACTCTGGCGTGTCCCGGGTTGGTTCACACGGAATCGACGGTCTGCGAAGGCCGCGCCGGCCACGAAGGAAGGGTGTGCGGTTGGGGTGTGATGGGATGAAACGGCTTGAGAGAAAGGAGGACGGGATGGCCAATCCGGTGGACTTCATGTTGGCCGATCTCCGGGAGAAGTACGAGGCGGTGCCCTCCTCCAGGGCCTTCGACCGCCTCTACGACGATCCCGAGTGGGGTCACATGTTCGCAGTCCTGCACAAGCGGCTGAACGAGCACTTCACCGACATAAACGGCAGAGCCGAGACCACGCGCCACTACTGGGCCGACAACAGCAGGGACCTCCTCTCTCTCATTCAGGAGATCGAGGCCGATCTCCACACGTTGAGGCGGGCAGGCGTGGAGGTCGAGTTGGCCGACTCCTACCAGGACGCGCTGGAGCGCTGTCGGCCGTGGCTGTCACCAAGCGGGGGCAGTGCCATGCCAGAGGACTTCGAGCCCATCGAGGTCATCGCCTACGAGCCCGTGTTCACTCACGCGGCCAAGAGCGTGAAGCTGGAGAAGCATCAGAAGGCCATCGAGCTGAAGATGGTGGGTAGCGGGTCCTACGCACACGTGTACTCCTACGTGGATCCCGACTACGGCATCAAGTTCGCTGTCAAGCGAGCGAAGACGGACCTCGACGAGCGAGACCTTGGACGCTTCAAGCAGGAGTTTGAGGTCCTCAACAAGCTGAGCTTCCCCTACGTGGTGGAGGTCTACCGCTACGACGAGGCCCGCAATGAGTACCGCATGGAGTACTGCGACACCACCCTGCGGGACTACATCGCGAAGAAGAACGCCACGATCTCCTTCGCCGCGCGGAAGCGCATCGCGCTCCAGTTCCTCTACGGCATCAACTACCTGCACCACCAAAAGCTGCTCCACCGCGACATCAGCCTGCAGAACATCCTGCTGAAGGTCTTCGGATCCGGCGCGGTGTTGGTAAAGCTCTCGGACTTCGGCCTGGTGAAGGACCAGGCGAGCGAGTTCACGCGGACCCAGACAGAGATGAAGGGAACGGTCCGCGACCCCATGCTCGGCAGCTTCAAGGACTACGCGGTCGTCAACGAGATGTACGCGATCGGCCACGTCCTCGCCTACATCTTCAAGGGCCGGGAGTCCCTCCCGCCGGCCACTGACGAGGTGGGGCGCATCATCCACAAGTGCGCCGTCAATGACCTCGACCAGCGCTACCGGGCTGTCACTGAACTCATCGCGGAGGTGGAGAGGCTGGAGGCGCCGCCGGTTCAGGCGACCGCGTAG
- a CDS encoding MobA protein translates to MRMGSLFTPEPEQWGLRGDSHLWRALREALEETSIPATDEAVASLLVDRIKDLTDVDIRLERQEAVYREEFAHGGMSSGQIHIPTWRDRLIPLLIARAAGSRA, encoded by the coding sequence GTGCGGATGGGGTCTTTGTTCACTCCGGAGCCGGAGCAGTGGGGCCTGCGCGGTGACTCCCACCTCTGGCGAGCACTTCGCGAGGCGCTCGAGGAAACGTCGATCCCGGCGACGGACGAGGCTGTTGCCAGCCTGCTTGTCGACCGCATCAAGGACCTGACGGACGTCGACATCCGGTTGGAACGGCAGGAGGCGGTGTATCGGGAGGAGTTCGCGCACGGAGGGATGTCGAGCGGGCAGATCCACATTCCGACCTGGAGGGATCGGCTTATCCCGCTGTTGATCGCCAGAGCCGCAGGCAGCCGTGCCTGA
- a CDS encoding class I SAM-dependent RNA methyltransferase: MTRNPRARQARGASHAGEKHAVIVGPVAHGGHCVARIPVGPDSDETRVVFVRHALPGEEVIVEITEGTDGDRFWRGDAVRINMPSPDRVEAPCPYAGPGACGGCDFQHVAVPAQRELKAAVIREQFSRLARMEVDVTVEPVPGDVNGLAWRTRMEYAKTPAGWRGMRRHRSRSVIPIDECLIAAPNAIDTATAGDRPVLEEVHGRGFSVAADGFWQVHPGAPETLVDTVIGMLDPQPGERALDLYSGAGLFTRFLAERVGESGRVVAIEGSREATGHARSNLADQRQVRLRAGSVDRVLAHDFDESFDLVVLDPPREGARRKVVTQVVDRAPRAVAYVACDPAALARDVATFAEFGYVMRELRAFDLFPMTHHVECVALLTKSGSDLR, encoded by the coding sequence ATGACTCGCAACCCCAGGGCGCGCCAGGCACGCGGTGCCTCCCACGCGGGAGAGAAGCACGCAGTCATTGTCGGACCGGTCGCGCACGGCGGCCATTGTGTCGCGAGGATCCCGGTCGGTCCGGACAGCGACGAGACCCGTGTCGTGTTCGTCAGGCACGCACTCCCGGGCGAAGAGGTGATCGTGGAGATCACCGAGGGAACCGACGGAGACAGGTTCTGGCGCGGCGATGCGGTGCGGATCAACATGCCCTCGCCCGACCGGGTCGAGGCTCCCTGTCCCTATGCCGGCCCAGGTGCCTGCGGTGGGTGCGACTTCCAGCACGTGGCAGTGCCCGCCCAGCGCGAGCTCAAGGCTGCCGTGATCCGCGAGCAGTTCTCGAGGTTGGCGCGGATGGAGGTCGACGTCACCGTCGAGCCCGTGCCCGGTGACGTCAACGGCCTGGCCTGGCGCACGCGGATGGAATATGCCAAGACCCCTGCCGGATGGCGGGGGATGCGCCGGCACCGCTCGCGTTCGGTGATCCCGATCGACGAGTGCCTGATTGCCGCGCCGAACGCGATCGACACGGCGACGGCCGGGGACCGACCGGTGCTCGAGGAGGTGCACGGGCGCGGGTTCAGTGTGGCCGCCGACGGGTTCTGGCAGGTCCACCCGGGCGCTCCCGAAACCCTTGTCGACACCGTCATCGGCATGCTCGACCCGCAGCCGGGTGAGCGTGCACTGGACCTCTATTCGGGGGCGGGACTGTTCACTCGGTTCCTCGCCGAGCGGGTGGGGGAATCGGGTCGGGTCGTGGCCATCGAGGGCAGCCGGGAGGCCACGGGTCACGCACGGTCGAACCTCGCCGATCAACGACAGGTGCGGCTCCGTGCCGGATCGGTGGACCGGGTCCTTGCTCATGACTTTGACGAGTCGTTCGACCTGGTCGTCCTGGACCCGCCCCGAGAGGGCGCTCGTCGCAAGGTGGTCACCCAGGTCGTCGACCGGGCTCCGCGCGCCGTGGCCTATGTCGCCTGTGACCCGGCAGCCTTGGCTCGTGACGTGGCGACGTTCGCGGAGTTCGGCTATGTGATGCGTGAGCTGCGTGCCTTTGATTTGTTCCCGATGACGCATCACGTCGAATGCGTCGCATTGCTCACGAAAAGCGGCTCTGACCTGCGCTGA
- a CDS encoding APC family permease gives MGVGDVSKRILLGRKLRSSQLGETLLPKRVALPVFASDALSSVAYAPDEIFIMLAMAGVSAYTWSWKVGLAVALVMIAVVASYRQTVHAYPSGGGDYEVATVNLGRKAGVTVASALLVDYVLTVAVSISSGAQYAAAAIPALSGHEATFAVALVVVLTALNMRGVRESGTLFAVPTYAFMLAILGMCAYGLIRSATGTLPDVESASFKVTAMPGYDDQLTTIALVFLLARAFSSGCAALTGVEAISNGVPAFRKPKSQNAASTLLMLGLIAITMMLSVISLAHQMGLKYVDPHHLERLTRADGSALPEGYDQHTVIAQLARAIFDNFTPGFYFVVTMTGVVLVLAANTAFNGFPVLGSILARDGFAPRALGQRGDRLAYSNGILFLAVIAVALILAFDAEVTRLIQLYIVGVFVSFTLSQLGMLRHWTRHLAVEEDPARRRKMQQSRTINTVGLAMTGAVLVVVLVTKFTQGAWITVLAMIFFFCIMQGIRKHYDSVADELAADDQDKVLPTRVHAIVLVAKLHKPTLRAVAFAKATRPNVLEAVYVGTDARATDKLLEEWDERGIDVPLKVLHSPYRELVKPIVDYAGAIRSANPRGVVAVFIPEYVVGRWWEQMLHNQTALRLKGRLLFTPGVMVISVPYQLRSSAVALERSKREAARSRAGDVRRGAVGDRDSRGGGPVGRP, from the coding sequence GTGGGAGTTGGAGACGTTTCGAAGCGCATCCTCCTGGGCCGCAAGCTTCGTAGCTCGCAGCTCGGAGAGACGCTGCTGCCCAAGCGGGTGGCCCTTCCGGTGTTCGCGAGCGACGCCCTGTCATCGGTTGCCTATGCACCCGACGAGATCTTCATCATGCTCGCCATGGCCGGGGTGTCGGCATACACCTGGTCCTGGAAGGTCGGGCTCGCGGTGGCGCTGGTGATGATCGCGGTGGTTGCCTCCTACCGGCAGACCGTGCACGCCTATCCCAGCGGTGGCGGTGACTACGAGGTCGCCACGGTGAACCTCGGGCGCAAGGCCGGAGTGACGGTGGCCAGCGCCCTGCTGGTCGACTACGTGCTGACCGTTGCGGTCTCCATCTCCTCCGGTGCGCAATATGCCGCCGCCGCGATCCCGGCCCTGTCCGGGCACGAGGCGACCTTCGCGGTTGCCCTGGTCGTGGTGCTGACCGCACTGAACATGCGTGGAGTCCGCGAGTCGGGGACCCTCTTCGCGGTTCCCACCTATGCGTTCATGCTCGCCATCCTCGGGATGTGTGCCTATGGGCTCATCCGGTCGGCCACCGGCACCCTTCCCGATGTGGAGAGTGCCTCGTTCAAGGTCACCGCGATGCCCGGCTACGACGACCAGCTGACCACCATCGCACTGGTCTTCCTGCTGGCCAGGGCGTTCTCCTCGGGCTGTGCCGCGCTGACCGGTGTCGAGGCGATCTCCAACGGCGTGCCCGCCTTCCGCAAGCCCAAGTCGCAGAACGCCGCCAGCACGCTGCTGATGCTCGGCCTGATCGCGATCACGATGATGCTCAGCGTGATCAGCCTGGCCCACCAGATGGGGTTGAAGTATGTCGACCCGCACCACCTGGAGCGACTGACCCGCGCCGACGGGTCGGCACTGCCGGAGGGTTATGACCAGCACACCGTGATCGCGCAGCTGGCCCGCGCGATCTTCGACAACTTCACCCCGGGGTTCTACTTCGTGGTGACGATGACGGGCGTCGTGCTGGTGCTGGCCGCGAACACCGCGTTCAACGGCTTCCCGGTGCTCGGCTCGATCCTCGCGCGCGACGGGTTCGCACCCCGTGCCCTGGGCCAGCGCGGCGACCGGCTCGCCTACAGCAACGGCATCCTGTTCCTGGCCGTGATCGCGGTCGCGCTGATCCTCGCCTTCGACGCCGAGGTCACCAGGCTCATCCAGCTCTACATCGTCGGGGTGTTCGTCTCCTTCACCCTCAGCCAGCTGGGCATGCTGCGGCACTGGACCCGGCACCTCGCCGTCGAGGAGGATCCGGCCAGGCGTCGCAAGATGCAACAGTCCCGCACCATCAACACGGTCGGACTGGCGATGACCGGCGCGGTGCTCGTGGTCGTGCTGGTCACCAAGTTCACCCAGGGCGCGTGGATCACCGTCCTGGCGATGATCTTCTTCTTCTGCATCATGCAGGGCATTCGCAAGCACTATGACTCGGTGGCCGACGAGCTCGCCGCTGATGACCAGGACAAGGTGCTGCCCACGCGGGTGCACGCGATCGTGCTCGTGGCCAAGCTGCACAAGCCGACGTTGCGGGCGGTGGCCTTCGCCAAGGCGACCAGGCCCAACGTGCTCGAGGCGGTCTATGTCGGCACGGATGCGCGGGCCACGGACAAGTTGCTGGAGGAGTGGGACGAGCGCGGGATCGACGTACCGCTGAAGGTCCTGCACTCGCCCTATCGTGAGCTGGTCAAGCCGATCGTGGACTATGCGGGGGCGATCCGCAGCGCCAACCCGCGTGGAGTCGTGGCGGTGTTCATCCCGGAATATGTCGTCGGACGTTGGTGGGAGCAGATGCTGCACAACCAGACCGCCCTGCGGCTCAAGGGCCGCCTTCTCTTCACGCCTGGCGTGATGGTCATCTCGGTGCCCTACCAGTTGAGGTCCTCGGCGGTGGCGCTTGAGCGCAGCAAGAGGGAGGCTGCGCGATCTCGAGCCGGTGACGTCCGTCGTGGCGCCGTGGGTGACCGCGACTCCCGTGGCGGAGGACCGGTGGGACGCCCATGA
- a CDS encoding potassium channel family protein — protein sequence MGCGRVGSTLARSLEDRNHTVSVIDSNADAFRRLGPSFNGDKITGYGFDQAVLTKAGINRADAFAAVSSGDNSNIIAARVARETFGIQQVVARIYDPGRAEVYQRLGITTVATVKWTADQVLRRILPAGAEPDFRDPSGTIRVDQFPITTPWIGQQTVALQQQAGVRIAWIDRLGEGMLPTRDTVMQEGDLLHIAMREQNAAAAYAVLENGPEADD from the coding sequence ATGGGGTGTGGCCGTGTCGGCTCGACCCTCGCCCGCAGCCTCGAGGACCGCAACCACACGGTGTCGGTCATCGACAGCAATGCCGATGCCTTCCGACGGCTGGGCCCGTCGTTCAACGGGGACAAGATCACCGGCTACGGCTTCGACCAGGCGGTGCTGACCAAGGCCGGCATCAATCGGGCCGATGCCTTCGCGGCCGTCTCCAGCGGCGACAACTCCAACATCATCGCCGCCCGCGTGGCACGCGAGACGTTCGGCATCCAGCAGGTCGTGGCCCGGATCTATGACCCCGGTCGCGCCGAGGTCTACCAGCGCCTCGGCATCACCACCGTCGCCACGGTGAAGTGGACCGCCGACCAGGTCCTGCGCCGGATTCTTCCCGCCGGCGCCGAGCCCGACTTCCGCGACCCGTCCGGGACGATCCGGGTCGACCAGTTCCCGATCACCACGCCGTGGATCGGTCAACAGACGGTCGCCCTGCAGCAGCAGGCCGGCGTACGCATCGCCTGGATCGATCGCCTCGGCGAGGGAATGCTGCCCACCAGGGACACCGTGATGCAGGAGGGCGACCTGCTGCACATCGCGATGCGAGAGCAGAACGCAGCCGCGGCCTACGCCGTGCTGGAGAACGGTCCGGAGGCCGACGACTGA
- a CDS encoding potassium channel family protein, which yields MRVAIAGAGAVGRSIARELIDNGHEVLLIDKNAGSIKPESVPDAEWLLADSCELSSLEEARLQHCDVVIAATGDDKANLVTSLLAKTEFGVPRTVGRVNHPNNEWLFTEAWGVDVNVSTPRIMSALVEEAVSVGDLVRLFTFRKGNANLVEMTLPEDSPYVGEPTGLIPWPENCALVSILRDGQVYTPAGEQPLESGDELLFVVSADVEETLERMLAPSTHGG from the coding sequence ATGCGGGTAGCAATTGCCGGGGCCGGCGCAGTGGGTCGCTCCATCGCCAGGGAGCTCATCGACAACGGCCATGAAGTGCTGCTGATCGACAAGAACGCTGGCTCGATCAAGCCCGAGAGCGTGCCGGACGCCGAGTGGCTCCTCGCCGACTCGTGCGAGCTGAGCTCGCTCGAGGAAGCTCGTCTCCAGCACTGCGACGTCGTGATCGCGGCGACCGGTGACGACAAGGCCAACCTGGTCACCTCGCTCCTGGCCAAGACCGAGTTCGGCGTGCCCCGCACGGTCGGTCGGGTCAACCACCCCAACAACGAGTGGCTCTTCACCGAGGCCTGGGGAGTCGACGTCAACGTCTCCACCCCGCGGATCATGTCGGCACTGGTCGAGGAGGCGGTCTCGGTCGGCGACCTGGTCCGACTGTTCACCTTCCGCAAGGGCAACGCGAACCTGGTCGAGATGACTCTCCCCGAGGACTCCCCCTATGTCGGCGAGCCGACCGGGCTGATCCCCTGGCCGGAGAACTGCGCCCTGGTCAGCATCCTGCGCGACGGGCAGGTCTACACCCCGGCCGGTGAACAACCCCTGGAGTCCGGGGACGAGCTGCTCTTCGTCGTCTCGGCGGACGTCGAGGAGACGCTCGAGCGGATGCTCGCTCCGTCAACCCACGGCGGCTGA